The Thermoleophilaceae bacterium sequence GTCGTGACCCTCAATATGGCGGGCTCGCACGCCTCCAAGCGGGCCGTTCCCGCCATGTCCACTTGGCCGATCCCCGACGGGTTGGACGCGGCTGTCGCCGCGTGCGTCCCGGTCGCGTTGGGAACTGCCCAGGAGTGCCTGTTCACCGCCGGCAACCTGGATGCCGGGCAGACGGCCCTGATCCATGCCGGGGCGGGAGGCGTTGGGATGGCCGCGATCCAGCTCGCCAAGCATGCCGGTGCGACCGTGATCTCGACCGCGTCCAGCGACGAGAAACTCGAGCGCCTGAAGGAGTTCGGCCTCGATCACGGGATCAACTACGCCAGCGAGAGCTTCGTCGAGCGAACGCGCGAGCTGACCGACGGGCGCGGCGCTGACGTGATCCTCGATTCGGTTGGCGGCCAGAACCTGGTCGACAGCATCGGCGCGCTCGCCTACCGCGGGACGCTCGTCAGTGTGGGGGTGGCGGGCCGCGCCGGCTCCAGCGTCGAAGCGAGGGATCTGTGGGCGCAGAACAACACGCTGCGCGGCGTCTTCCTCGGCGGGGCGCTGCTGACGGAGTACCCCCGCGTCCACGCGATGATCGCTGATTTGTTGGAGCGGGTCGCGAGCGGCGGGCTGCGCGTCGAGATCGACCGGGCGTTCACGCTCGCCGAAGCGGTCGCCGCGCACGCGTACATCGAGAGCCGCCGGGCGTTCGGTCGCGTTGTGATGACGCCGTAGTCCCTCGCCGACCGGGATTGCGAGAGTTCGACTTGTCCCTCACCCTCCTTCCGGCGATCAGACCCGGCTCCTCGTTCATCGTGAAGTAGCCGGCGTCGGGGTCGTGGCCAGGGTCATACGAGGGCGCTCCTCGAGCCCGCGCCCTCCTTAGGCGCAGCGGCGTAACCTCGGGGCCGTGACGCCTCGCGCGACGGACTGGGGCCTGGCGTTGCTGGTCGGGCTGCTGTTCGCGACCGGCGTGATGAGCCTGTTCGCCGGTCGCTCCGGAGACGCCTGGGTGTTCGCGCTCCACGGCGCCGGCGGCTTCGCGCTCGGGGGCATCCTCGTGTGGAAGAGCCGCCGTGTCTGGCGGCGGCTCGTGCGCCCGTGGGACCGCAGGACCGCGGCCGGGGCGGGGGCCGCCACCTTCGTCGCCCTCTCGCTGCTCTCGGGCTGGGCATGGTCGAGCGGCGTCCAGCTCTCGTTCGCCGGCTACAACCTGCTCAACTGGCACTTCGTGCTCGGCACCGCGCTGACGCTCGTGGTCGTCGGCCACGCGCTCTTGCGCGCGAAGCCGCTGCGGCGCGCGGATCTCGCGGGGCGGCGGCAGTTCCTGCACGTCGGGGCGGTGGCGCTCGGCGCCTACGCCGCGTGGTGGATGCAGCGCCCCGTCGGTGAGCTGCTCGAGCTGCGCGGCGCCAAGCGGCGCTTCACGGGCTCGTACGAGCGCAGCTCGTTCACCGGCAACGACTTCCCGACCACGTCCTGGGTCGCCGACAAGCCGCGCGTGCTCGACCCGGGCGAGTGGCGGCTCGAGGTCGCCGGCCTCGTCGAGCGCCCGCTCGAGCTGACCCTCGACGAGCTCGCTGCCGGCGACGAGCTGGTCGCGACGCTCGACTGCACAGGCGGGTTCTATTCGCATCAGCGCTGGCGCGGGATCGCGCTCGAGCGGCTGCTCTCGCAGGCGCGTCCGCTAGGGACGGCCACGCATTTGCGGGTGATCTCGCATACCGGCTATCGCTGGGGCTTCGCGCTCGACGAGCTGGAGGACCTCCTG is a genomic window containing:
- a CDS encoding zinc-binding dehydrogenase, producing the protein MKAAVIYENGGPDVLRYEDVPDPECPDGCVLIDVEAISVEGGDLLARAGSPPPSVPHVVGYLAAGTVVEVGAGVEGRAAGDRVVTLNMAGSHASKRAVPAMSTWPIPDGLDAAVAACVPVALGTAQECLFTAGNLDAGQTALIHAGAGGVGMAAIQLAKHAGATVISTASSDEKLERLKEFGLDHGINYASESFVERTRELTDGRGADVILDSVGGQNLVDSIGALAYRGTLVSVGVAGRAGSSVEARDLWAQNNTLRGVFLGGALLTEYPRVHAMIADLLERVASGGLRVEIDRAFTLAEAVAAHAYIESRRAFGRVVMTP
- a CDS encoding molybdopterin-dependent oxidoreductase; the protein is MTPRATDWGLALLVGLLFATGVMSLFAGRSGDAWVFALHGAGGFALGGILVWKSRRVWRRLVRPWDRRTAAGAGAATFVALSLLSGWAWSSGVQLSFAGYNLLNWHFVLGTALTLVVVGHALLRAKPLRRADLAGRRQFLHVGAVALGAYAAWWMQRPVGELLELRGAKRRFTGSYERSSFTGNDFPTTSWVADKPRVLDPGEWRLEVAGLVERPLELTLDELAAGDELVATLDCTGGFYSHQRWRGIALERLLSQARPLGTATHLRVISHTGYRWGFALDELEDLLLATHVGAEELSHGHGAPLRLVARDRRGFQWVKWVVRIELHDGPDRGAAASTVWSSFTDEGRGAT